The Treponema primitia ZAS-1 genomic interval CCTTGAAAGAGGAATATCTTTTAACCGATGAACTGGAGCCGACCAACGACGCCTATGCCCTGGCAAAAATCAGCACCATAAAGCTGTGCGCCACCTACAATAAGCAATATGGGACGAATTTTCTTTCTGCAATGCCGACAAACCTGTATGGCCCGGGGGATAATTATGACCTGTCTAACTCCCATGTGCTTCCCGCAATGATTCGCAAGTTTCACGAGGCAAAGATTTCAGGCGCCGACAGGATCGTCCTGTGGGGAGACGGTTCTCCCTGCCGCGAGTTTTTATATAGCGATGATCTTGCCGAGGCGGTGGTGTATCTTATGGAGCGCTGCAATGCAGAGGATCTGCGTCATTCCACCGGGGATTTTGTCAACATTGGGATTGGGCGTGATTTAACCATAAAAGAACTTGCCGAAGTTATCCGCGGCATTGTCTATGCGGATGCTTCTCCCCGTACCTGTGCAATTGAATGGGACGTCTCAAAGCCAAACGGGACGCCAAAAAAGTTGTTGGACATATCCCGGCTTTCCGCGCTTGGGTATACGCCCGAAACGTCCTTAGAGGACGGAATCAAAATCGCATATAAAGACTATTTAGAACGGAATTAATTAATGAAAACAAGGATTATGTATGAGCGATGAAATAAAACAAGAGGAAGACGAAATCAGTCTTATTGATCTCTTCGCGGTTCTCTGGCGATGGAAAATAATGATAATTGTCATCACCTTTCTGGCGGCGATAGGGGTGGTAATCTATGCGGTCATTTCGATTAAGCTGCCACCCGAAAAATCATACCGTCCCAATGTGTACACGCCTAAGGCGCTGATGCTCATCAACAATACCAATTCTTCCGGGGGAGGAAGCCTGTCATCCATGCTCAACTCCAGCGGATTGGGCGGTATGGCTGCCCTCGCCGGAGTCAGACTGCCATCAGGCTCAAGCTTCAGCGCACTTGCGGAATATCTTGTGGGCACCAATTCTCTGCTTGATTCGGTGGTTGACGAGTTTGATCTTATCACTAAATATAAAATAAAGAAATCGCCTAAAGCCAGAAGCCGCAAAAGGGTTAAGTCAAGCTTGAAGGCTGCCTATGAGTCACGGAGTGGCGTGTTCAGTATTGCTTTTACCAACCGGGACCCGGTGTTTGCCCAGCAGGTAGTGAATTATTGCGTTGATTATTTGGAAAACCGCTTTAACGAGCTCGGCTTGGACAAAAATAAATTGGAAAAAGAAAATCTGGAAAAAAACATTCAAAACACGTATGAGGAAATTCAAAATCTGGAATTGGAGACCCAGCGGCTGGAGCAGTCAGTTCAGCGTGGTTTTAGCGGAGCAACAATGCCCTCTATTTCCATGGAATTGAACCGGATTTCCTTGGAATTACGGGCGCAGCAGCAGGTATACACCCAGCTCAAAACGCAATATGAGCTGCTTAAGGTAAGCATGGCCAGCGAGAGCCCAATGTTTCAGGTTCTGGAGCTCGCGGAAATCCCGGACCAGAAATCTGGCCCCAATCGGGGCAAGCTGTGTATGATGGTCACCCTTGGGGCAGGCTTCGGCTCGGTTTTCCTCGCCTTTGTCCTTAACGCAATTTTAAACCTTAGGAAAGACCCCGAAGCCATGGCGAAACTCCGGAGGAAAAAAGCATGAAGCGTATAGCCCTCTGGCTACTGTTTGTAACGGTTGTTGTCTTCGCGCAGGAGTCTCAGCAGGAGTCGTCTCAGCAGGCTGCCCAGCTTAGCAACACGACGCTGCTAGCCCGGAACGCACAGCTTGCCATGTCAAGCGCCGACTACCGGGTAACCGCCGGTGATGTGTATACTTTGGCCTACGCCGCCGGAACCCAATCGGTTACCTATGTTATTACCGTTGACAACTCTTATCGTGTCCGGGTATCTAACCTGGGGGTTATCAATGCTGCCGGGAGAACCTTCCAACAGCTAAAGACGGAAGTGGAAACCGTGGTTTCAAACAACTATCCGCTGAGTGGGGCGCAGCTGGTCATAACCCGGCCCTCCCTTTTTAAGGTGTCCATTGCCGGCGAGGTCAATGTCGCTCAGGAGCAGACAGCCTGGGCTTTGGCCCGGTTGTCGTCGCTTTTGGATGACAATAACCTTCTGACGGCATATTCATCAATCCGTGATATTACGATTACTTCCTCATCCGGGCAGCGCCGGGCCTGCGATCTCTTCAAAGCCCAGCGGGACGGGGACTTATCCCAAGACCCGTACCTCCGGCCAGGAGATGCTATCCGGATTAACCGGATTGATAGGGTGGTTACTATTACGGGTTCCGTAGAGCGGCCCGGCGCGTACCAGTTACTGCCGGGGGAGAATCTGTCGGATTTGATTACCCGGTATGCCTCAGGCTTAACGCCCACCGCGGATCCCAGCAGGGTAGAATTGGTCCGGTTTGTTGACGCGGAAGCTGATTCGGGGGATAAGCTATATCTTTCTAAACAGAATATAAGTGAAAACTATCCCCTGAAACACTTTGACGCGGTTATGGTGCCATCGATTATGGATTTGGAGCCGGTAATGTTTGTGGAGGGGGCGGTGCAGGAAAACACCGGTCAGCAGCGACTGCAAAATGCCCTGGCAACGGCTCAGAGCAACGCCTCAAACAGAATAACGGTCCAGTTTAACCAGGGGGAGAATTACGCGTCCCTGTTGCAGCGGAATTCATCCTGGTTTACGGCAATTTCGGATACCCAACATGCGTATATAATACGGGGGGAGGAGCGGATCCCCTTGAATATTAACCCCATACTCTATGACTCGAATTATCAAAGCCAGTATTTTGTGGAAAGAAACGATGTGCTTATCATTCCCTTTAGGCAGTATTTTGTGACCGTAGCCGGCGCGGTAGTAAAACCTGATAGGTACCCATACATACCGGACCGGGGATGGGATTACTATGTAGCCTTGGCCGGAGGGTTTGTGAAAGAACGGAATTCATCTGACTCGGTGGAAATAAAAGATTTAACGGGGAGACGGATGAGCAAGACCGATGTAATAACCCCGGAAACGACCATAACCGCCCGGACCAATGCGGGGTTGTATTACTTTAACCAGTATGCCCCGGTGATAACTACGATCTTGTCTATCATTACTACCTCTATCTCCGTTGCTCTGCTTATTGGTCGATAATGCCGATACATTATGGTACTAAGAGTTTTCTTAAACGTTGGCCTACGGTTTAACAAAGAGCTAATTTAAGGGCAAACGGATTAAGCCCAATGACCTTAAAAAATTGGATAAAGCGGATTTGTGGTCCGGCAGAAGAACCAGCTCCAAGATTTGTTGAGGTGAATTCTCAGATGACGGAACAAATTCAGCATACCCCTAAAATTCTCATTGAAAAAGGTGATATCAGAATACATATATCGATCGCAATAAACCAGAACGACCTACGAGAGGTTATAGAAGGTCTTGGCTGGTAACTATGATTTTTGATTTGAGCGCAGTAAAACTATGCATACGGCCTGGGCACACCGATCTCCGACAGGCAACCAACGGATTAACCGTCCTGATACAAAAGGAAATGAAATAGGACCTACTCACTTGGACAAAATAGAGATTTTCTGGTAAAATGAATCAACAAATAGCAAACAATACTTACGCTTTTCTAATAATGACTAACATAATAACATTAGTCTTTTTGGTAATTATTTCATTTCGGTATCGGGTTCCACAAAAAGTATTAAAAAAATTGGGGATAATAGATTTACATGTTCTAAAAATTTATCCCTTATACAGTATAAACAATATTATATCGTTAACATATGATCGTGATAATTTTGATATTGTAATGGTAGGTGATTCCATTACCAATGCGGGAAGATGGAACGAAATATTCAATAATAGAAAAGTTGCCAATCTTGGTATTAATGGTGATTCGACCGATGGAGTGTTAAACAGGCTTGTGGATATTTACTATTTGAATCCTAAAAAGTGTTTTCTGATGATTGGAATAAATGATTTCCAGGGAAATCGTTCTATTGAATATGTAATACAAAATTATAAAAGAATTATTCAGGAACTGAAACAACATAATATAAAAATAATTGTTCAATCTATATTACATTTGGGACATAATTATTATATTAATCATATAGGTGGAAAAAATAAAACTAATTGGAAAACAATAAATAAAAAAGTTGAAAAAACTAATATTGAACTGGAAAAAATTGCAGTTGAATATGGTGTTGAATTTATAGATATTAACACAAAATTATCTGTAAATAATGTTTTGGAAGAAAAATATGGAGATTCTAGCGGGTTACATTTAAGCCAATTAGGGTATGAAGAATGGGCTGAAATAATAAAACCGTTAATTGAATAAAGCAGAAAAACTGCACATAACCACATACAATTAGAGCCGGAAACGGGTCTTTTTATTTGTCTATTTTGTTAGTGTATTATAACATTTGATTCAATTATCAATGTTCACATATCTGGACAAATATACGTATTATAGCTTATACTAATAAACATAATGGGAAAGCCAAGGACCGTATTGCTATCGGGCGTATGTTTTTTAATATCGCTGTTTCAAACTGTGATGATCATCTCCGTAATCACGGCTTTCTTCTTAGCCCCGCAGGATGGATACTGTCCCTGGCCTTTGATATGAACCCCGACGAAAACGGTGTTGGGTTAAAACTCAACATTTCAGAATCTGATAATACCCTTGATTTTGACCTTGCCCTAAGCGTTATTCCCTATTTCAGGCTATCTTCAGAAAAAGCGGAATCTATTCTTAATACTGTTAAGCACTCCGTTTCAAACTGGAGAACCGTGGCGGATTCATTACAGGATCCCGAAACGGCAGCAAGACGAAATGGAACCGTCCTTTAGGTGTAAAGCTCACCCCTCGCCCAAGTAAGCCTTCTTAATCCCCTCATTATTCAACAACGCCGCCCCCGTGTCCTGCATGGTGATTACCCCTGTCTCCAGGACGTAGGCGTAGTCTGCTATTTCCAGCGCGGCGTGGGCGTTCTGCTCTATCAGCAATACGGTGGTACCATTTTTGTTTATTTCCCGGACGATTTCGAAGATCATGCGGGAAACTAGGGGGGCCAGGCCCAGGGAAGGTTCGTCCAGCATGAGGAGTTTTGGGCTTGCCATGAGGCCCCGGGCTACGGCGAGCATCTGCTGTTCACCGCCGCTCAGGGTACCGGCGTGCTGGCGAGCCCGCTCCTTGAGCCGGGGGAAGAGGGTGTAGCAGCGGTCGCGGTCTTTTTTGATGCCCGGTTTGTCGCTGCGGGAATAGGCGCCCAGGCGGATATTTTCTTCCACCGTCAGGTTGGGAAATACGTGGCGGCCCTCGGGGATCATCACCAGACCCAGGGAGACTATGTCCTTGGTATCCCGGCCGGTAATATCCTGGCCGTTCCAAAGGATTTTGCCCGAGGCGCTTTTTACCAGGCCAACGATACTGTTGAGCATGGTACTTTTGCCTGCACCGTTGGCGCCGATGAGGGTGATGATTTTGCCGTCTTCAACCGCTATGTCGATGCCCCGCAGGGCGTGGATGCCGCCGTAGTATACCGAAAGGTTTTCCAGTTTAAGCAATTAATCCACCCCCAGGTAGGCGTCGATGACCTTCTGATTTTTCCGTATCTCCGCGGGGGCGCCCTTGGCGATGGTAATGCCGTAGTCAAGCACGTAGAGCCAATTGCAGATGCCCATCACTACCTGCATGTGATGTTCTATCAGTAATACTGAGATCTTGAATTTGTCCCGGATGCCCACAATAAATTCCATCAGCTCCTGGGATTCCTGGGGGTTCATCCCCGCGGCGGGTTCGTCCAGGAGCAGCAGGCTTGGCTCGGTGGCCAGGGCGCGGACTATTTCCAGGCGGCGCTGTTTGCCGTATGGCAGGGATACTGCGTTGTCATTGGCGTTATCAAGGAGTCCCACCGATTCCAACAGGTTTAACGAAAAGTCCCGGGCCTTTTTTTCCTTTTCCATATAGCCGGGAAGGTGCAGCACCGATTCAAAGAGATTGGGTTTTTCCCGGAGGTTACAGGCTACCAGAAGGTTTTCCAGCACCGTCATCTCATGGAAGAGGCGGATATTCTGAAAGGTCCTGGCTATACCCGTGCCGGTGATCTTATGTGGCTGTTTACCGGCAATGTTTTTTCCGTTGAATAGAATGGTTCCCTTGGTGGGCGTATATACCCCGGTAATTACGTTAAAGGCCGTGGTTTTCCCCGCGCCGTTAGGGCCGATGAGTCCCACAATTTCGCCGTCCGCCACGGTGATAGAAAAGTCGGATACCGCGGTGAGGCCGCCGAACTGCATGGTAATGTTGTTGGTTTCCAGCATTACGCGCCTCCACGGCCCAGGAGTTTTTT includes:
- a CDS encoding NAD-dependent epimerase/dehydratase family protein codes for the protein LKEEYLLTDELEPTNDAYALAKISTIKLCATYNKQYGTNFLSAMPTNLYGPGDNYDLSNSHVLPAMIRKFHEAKISGADRIVLWGDGSPCREFLYSDDLAEAVVYLMERCNAEDLRHSTGDFVNIGIGRDLTIKELAEVIRGIVYADASPRTCAIEWDVSKPNGTPKKLLDISRLSALGYTPETSLEDGIKIAYKDYLERN
- a CDS encoding Wzz/FepE/Etk N-terminal domain-containing protein, which codes for MSDEIKQEEDEISLIDLFAVLWRWKIMIIVITFLAAIGVVIYAVISIKLPPEKSYRPNVYTPKALMLINNTNSSGGGSLSSMLNSSGLGGMAALAGVRLPSGSSFSALAEYLVGTNSLLDSVVDEFDLITKYKIKKSPKARSRKRVKSSLKAAYESRSGVFSIAFTNRDPVFAQQVVNYCVDYLENRFNELGLDKNKLEKENLEKNIQNTYEEIQNLELETQRLEQSVQRGFSGATMPSISMELNRISLELRAQQQVYTQLKTQYELLKVSMASESPMFQVLELAEIPDQKSGPNRGKLCMMVTLGAGFGSVFLAFVLNAILNLRKDPEAMAKLRRKKA
- a CDS encoding SLBB domain-containing protein; this translates as MKRIALWLLFVTVVVFAQESQQESSQQAAQLSNTTLLARNAQLAMSSADYRVTAGDVYTLAYAAGTQSVTYVITVDNSYRVRVSNLGVINAAGRTFQQLKTEVETVVSNNYPLSGAQLVITRPSLFKVSIAGEVNVAQEQTAWALARLSSLLDDNNLLTAYSSIRDITITSSSGQRRACDLFKAQRDGDLSQDPYLRPGDAIRINRIDRVVTITGSVERPGAYQLLPGENLSDLITRYASGLTPTADPSRVELVRFVDAEADSGDKLYLSKQNISENYPLKHFDAVMVPSIMDLEPVMFVEGAVQENTGQQRLQNALATAQSNASNRITVQFNQGENYASLLQRNSSWFTAISDTQHAYIIRGEERIPLNINPILYDSNYQSQYFVERNDVLIIPFRQYFVTVAGAVVKPDRYPYIPDRGWDYYVALAGGFVKERNSSDSVEIKDLTGRRMSKTDVITPETTITARTNAGLYYFNQYAPVITTILSIITTSISVALLIGR
- a CDS encoding GDSL-type esterase/lipase family protein; this translates as MNQQIANNTYAFLIMTNIITLVFLVIISFRYRVPQKVLKKLGIIDLHVLKIYPLYSINNIISLTYDRDNFDIVMVGDSITNAGRWNEIFNNRKVANLGINGDSTDGVLNRLVDIYYLNPKKCFLMIGINDFQGNRSIEYVIQNYKRIIQELKQHNIKIIVQSILHLGHNYYINHIGGKNKTNWKTINKKVEKTNIELEKIAVEYGVEFIDINTKLSVNNVLEEKYGDSSGLHLSQLGYEEWAEIIKPLIE
- a CDS encoding HipA domain-containing protein, with the translated sequence MFFNIAVSNCDDHLRNHGFLLSPAGWILSLAFDMNPDENGVGLKLNISESDNTLDFDLALSVIPYFRLSSEKAESILNTVKHSVSNWRTVADSLQDPETAARRNGTVL
- a CDS encoding ABC transporter ATP-binding protein, producing MLKLENLSVYYGGIHALRGIDIAVEDGKIITLIGANGAGKSTMLNSIVGLVKSASGKILWNGQDITGRDTKDIVSLGLVMIPEGRHVFPNLTVEENIRLGAYSRSDKPGIKKDRDRCYTLFPRLKERARQHAGTLSGGEQQMLAVARGLMASPKLLMLDEPSLGLAPLVSRMIFEIVREINKNGTTVLLIEQNAHAALEIADYAYVLETGVITMQDTGAALLNNEGIKKAYLGEG
- a CDS encoding ABC transporter ATP-binding protein codes for the protein MLETNNITMQFGGLTAVSDFSITVADGEIVGLIGPNGAGKTTAFNVITGVYTPTKGTILFNGKNIAGKQPHKITGTGIARTFQNIRLFHEMTVLENLLVACNLREKPNLFESVLHLPGYMEKEKKARDFSLNLLESVGLLDNANDNAVSLPYGKQRRLEIVRALATEPSLLLLDEPAAGMNPQESQELMEFIVGIRDKFKISVLLIEHHMQVVMGICNWLYVLDYGITIAKGAPAEIRKNQKVIDAYLGVD